The nucleotide sequence CTGGCATGTCGGATTGTTCCCCTGCCCGATCCCGAGCGGTTGCCCGAGGACGGAGATCGTTCCAGCCAGAAGGAAGACGCTCGCCGACAGGCTCGTGCCATAGATCGAGGTGATGGCCTTGGTCGCGTTCGGGGCGGGCTTCAGCGCAATCTGCCGCCATAGTCCGGGCGCAATCGGCGGGGCGTAGAGAATCCCTCGCTCGAGAAGATTGACCAGGCCGTACAGCGCCTGAGATGTGTCTGGATGAATCGCGTCAAGTACGAGCCGATGGGTCAGCTCGGTGTAGCAGCGGAGTGCATCTCTGCCCGTGTTGCTGAGACCGAGAGCGTCCGCGAGGAGCTCCGGGTACCCGTTTTCAAGCAACCAGCGCACAAAAGCTGCGTGGTAGTCGGAAACCAGTCCGGTATCGAGCATGGCACGGGCAAGCCCGTTAGCCTCCTGCTCGAGGCCGGGGAGGTCGATGGACTCGAGACGGGTGCGGTACAGCTCGAGCCCTGGATCATCCCTGCAGTTCTGCGTCGGCCCGAATAGCGCGCTGATCAGTCGGTCTGCGCCCAGACGTGCCTCACCGAGGCTGCCGGAGCCGTTAGCGAGGGTGACGGCGATCTGGGTCACCATCGATTTGACGTGGCCGACCTGGATTGGCCGCTGAGCGAGGATGCGCCAGATTTCGTCGATCAGGCTCGTCAGGATGTCATCGAAGCCGACATGGTCGAGCAGGAACCGAAAAAGGTTGCTAACCGCGGTATCTAGTGGTCCAAGTCGCACACGGTCGACCTCGTTCACTGCCCCGAATAGACGCTCGAGATTCAGCGCAAGCACCTGGGTCAGGAAGTTCCGCGCCCCGTCGGGCGATAAGCCAGGATGGTGCGCGCGGCCGGTCGCGACCGCGAGGAAGCGCAGTTCGCTGAGGCACTCGAGCACAATTGTCCGGGGCTTCCCGTCACGCAACGTGAGTTGCACGAGCGAGGGCCGCAGCCCCTCAGGACTGTTCCAGTCAGATCCGGCGAAAACGCCCGCCGCATCCAGTCGCGGAGACATCGCGTACAGGTGCTCGATACCACCATCCCGGGTGAGCACCCGTCCCGCGATCTCGACTACCCGCGATTGCAAATTCGACTTTGCAAATGCGCGCGCCTGCTCGAGCTGCACAACCGCATGCTCGAGTTTCTCAGTCAGCCGCCCCAAGTCCGAGTGCACGTCGGACGACTCGATTCCGGTATTCACCCGGAGTAACCGCCTCTCTGTGGATCACACATAGAAGTCGAGTTCCTCCTGCTTCTTCAGCAATTCGCGCATGGTCTCAGGGTCGTCGCCGAAGAAATACGCAAGACCCCAGTGGGTTCCGAAAGCTGTCCGCTTTGTCACCTTATTCTCCTGCGGAGCAATGAGATCGTGGTACTCGAAGTATTCGTGCTCTTCGGTCTCAGCTGGAATCTGCAACTCGCTCACAACGCGACGGCGCGGGTAGACACCGAAGCAGCCAGCGAACCCCTTCGCATCCGACACCGGACGGGGGAAGAATTGTTCGACTTCCTCCTCGGAGGAATACGGGTCGAACATGAGCACGAGTCCCTGGTAGGCGTTGAACCCGTAGGCGCGTTCCAGCAACTCGAACACTTTGAACCCAGGCGGCCGGTATGCCACCTCGCCGAAGTACATCTGGCCGTCACTGGTGACGAAGTACTCCGGGTGGATGAAGCCGAATTCGATATCGAACGTCTTGATCAGCTTCTCGATCTCTTCGGTGATCCGGGGCCGCCACTTCTCGAGCTCCGGGCTCGCAGGCACGAACACTGAATAGCCGAGGTGGACGTATTCGGAAATGTTGAGGAACGCAATCTTCCCGCGGTGAATCCACGCCTCGACCGCGAACTCCCAGCCGTTGAGGTGGCTTTCGAGCAGCGCGGGGAACTCGTCCGGTGAGATGCCCGCGACATCTTCCACCGTCGAAATGACGCGGTGGCCGAGACAGCCAGCTTTGTCGAAGGCTTTGAGATGGATTGGGTCGTTCGGGTCGCCGTCCAGCTTGAGTAGCGTCTGATTGACACGCTTCAGAAAGCGGATTACGTCATCAGTGTCGTGCGCTTCCTCGAAGATCCCGACTCGGATGCCGCCAAGCTGTGCACGTCGCTTCATCAGCGCTTTGTCGCGGAAAAGCATGGCCTGCCCATGCAAGCGGGGATTGCTGTGGAGCACTGCGTTGATGGCGCCGGCCCATTCGACCGTTTCCTCGTACAGTGGGATAGCAACGTCAACCCCCATGTCCTTCAGGGTCTGGGCGATCTCCATCGACCGATCGTTGAGGCGTTCAAAGTTCCAGCTGACAAACGGGATGTCGTTTTCATGCGCGTAGTTTTCAGCCCATTCCGGCGCAACCACGACGTACTTTCGATCGAAGCGGTCTACGGCGTCAATAGCGCTCAAGCTCCAGCCGAGCAGCGCAACGTGGCCTTTGCTGGGATCTTTCTCCATACTCTCTCCCCTCCTGAGGGTCTCGAGCGGCGAAATCTTCCCCTGGGCAGGGGTTCAATTCCTTCGGGAGGGAGGGGAACCGCCACCGTCCGTCTGTCGCGGAACGGCGCAGGGGAAGCACCTCCCTCAGGTTCCACCCTGCCATGACAGGCATCACACGCCAACTAAGCATCCGCTAGTGGCGGCACCCCCGCATCGAGGGTGACACATTTCACTGGCACTTCACCTTCAGGACCCCCGCACCGCAGGCATATCCTGTGAAGGCACGTCTGGTACCTGCTCGGCAGGACTGGAACGAATGAGAGGACGAAGGTGACCTCCGGTATTTCGGAAGAGTTCACTCGCGGCCCCATGCCTGCGCGCTTGGCGGTCGGAGTTATTTCGGCGGGTCGTGTCGGTACCGCCCTGGGGGAGGCGCTCGCTCAGGCAGGACATGTCGTCGCTTCCTGCACAGCCGTTTCCGATGCATCGGTGTCTCGAGCGGCCACTCGTCTTGCTGAGGCGCGGATCCTTCCGCCGACTGACGTCGCGGCAGTCTCCGAGCTCTTGATTCTCGCCGTCCCCGATACGGAACTCCCTGGTCTAGTGCGCGGGCTCGCCGCGTGCGGAACGGTCCGTCCAGGCACGATAGTCCTGCATACGTCGGGTGCACACGGCATTTCCATCCTGGCGCCATTGACGGAAATCGGCGCCACTCCTCTTGCGGTGCACCCCGCAATGACGTTCATCGGAACAAGTGAGGACACGGCCCGCCTGCCAAGCTCATGCTTCGGTGTCACCGCGGCCGATGAGGTCGGCTACGCGATCGCCCAGGGGCTGGTCCTCGAAATGGGCGCGGAGCCTGTGCGCGTCAGCGAAGAACATCGCGTGCTGTACCACGCTGCACTTGCACACGGCGCCAATCACCTGGTCACATTGGTCGCGGACGCAGTGGCAGGCCTGCGCAGCGCACTGCGCGGTAACGAACTCCCATGGCAGGAACCGGTCGGTGACACGCCACGTGGCCTCCCGGAACGCGTCATCGCGCCCTTGCTCTCCGCAGCGCTTGACAACGCACTTCGGCACGGACGAGGGGCACTCACGGGTCCAGTCGCACGCGACGATGCAGAAACCGTCGCCCGCCACCTCGCGGCACTCGAGAAAGTTGATGTCGAGCTCGCAACGGGGTACCGCGCGCTTGCGCGGCGTACAGCGCAAACCGCGGGCGCAGGAGAGGCAATGTTCGAGGTGCTCAATGGAGGACAGCCGGGATGACATCACTGGACACATCAGCGCGCACAGGGTTCCGGGGTGACCGTAAGCTCTACTCGCCTGGCGAACTCCGCGTGCACAGCGATCCCGCGCAGATCAGCCGGATTACTAAGGCGCTCCGCGGCGTTGGACGCCAGATAGTCCTCGTCCCGACGATGGGCGCGTTGCACGACGGGCACCTCGAACTGGTGCGGCAAGCGAAACGGACACCGAATTCCGTGGTGGTGGTGTCGATCTTCGTCAACCCGCTGCAATTCGGCGTGAACGAAGACCTCGACAAGTATCCGCGAACACTCGATGCTGACCTCGAATTGCTCCGGCCTGCCGGGGTTGAGCTCGTGTTCGCGCCGTCGGTCGGGGAAATGTACCCGGACGGTCGCAGAACGATGGTGCATCCAGGTCCCCTAGGTGAGGAGCTCGATGGCGAAAGCCGTCCGGGGCACTTCGCGGGGATGCTGACGGTCGTAGCGAAGCTCCTACTGAACACCAATCCGCACGCTGCGTTCTTCGGTGAGAAGGACTACCAGCAGCTCACATTGATCCGCCAGATGGAGCGGGACTTGGGCCTAGGCGTCAGGATCGTGGGCGTGCCCACCGTGCGCGAAGCTGACGGCCTCGCCATGAGTTCACGCAACCGGTTCCTCGATGAGCGTCAGCGGACTGCCGCGACGGTGCTCTCAGCGGCGCTGGTCGCGGGTGCGCACGCCGGTCACGATGGGCCGAGCGCGGTCCTTGCGGCCGCGCGCAAGGTGCTTTCCGAAGAGCCCCTGATAGAGCTCGATTACCTGGAACTGCGCAGTTCTGATCTCGGTGCGGTGCCGCCCGAAGGCGGACCCTCACGACTACTCATCGCTGCCCGGCTGGGGACGACCCGGCTGATCGACAACGTAGGTCTCGTCGTCTCCCCAGCAGCGCCCGCCCGCCCAGCCAGCTCAAAAGGCTGAAATCCGTCAAGGGCACCATTCACAAGGAGGACCGCCCGATGTTTCGCACCATGCTCAAGTCGAAGATCCACCGCGCGACTGTCACCCAAGCCGACCTGCACTACGTGGGGTCTGTAACGGTAGATGGCGACCTGCTCGAAGCCGCTGACCTGATCGAAGGCGAGAAGGTCACCATCGTCGACATCAACAACGGCGCGCGGCTCGAGACGTACGTGATCGAAGGTGAACGCGGGAGCGGCGTCATCGGCATCAACGGCGCTGCCGCGCACCTCGTACATCCAGGTGACCTCGTCATCCTCATCGCTTACGGCGTGATGGACAACGCCGAGGCCAAGGAGTACAAGCCGCGGATCGTTTTCGTCAACGACGAGAACAAGCAGATTGAGCTCGGTGAGGACCCAGCGCACGCACCCGCGGGTTCCGGGCTGAAGTCGCCACGGCAGCCAGTACGCCCGTTGGCCTCTAGCATCGTCTGAAACCGTGCTGCTCACAGTCGACGTCGGTAACACCAACGTTGTCCTCGGTCTTTTCGAGGGCACCGGCCAGCAGGCGCGGCTAGTTGCTGATTGGCGCGTCCGGACAGACCCCCATACCACCGCTGACGAGATGGCCTTGACCTTCAGGGGGCTGCTCGGCCCACTGGCCGCGCAGGTCACGGGCGTTTCAGCGCTGTCCACAGTGCCGGCCGTTCTGGGGCAGCTCCGAATCATGCTGGATAGGTACTGGCCGTCGGTGCCGCAGATTCTGGTCGAGCCCGGCGTCAAGACGGGTGTGCCGTTGCTCGTCGATAATCCTAAGGAAGTGGGCACGGACCGGGTCGTAAACGCGCTCGCGGCCCATAGCCTTTATCCGGGTCCGTGCATTGTCGTCGATTTCGGTACGTCGACCAGCGTCGATGTCACCTCGCCGCGCGGTGAGTTTCTTGGCGGCGCGATAGCACCAGGAATCGATATCTCTGTCGATGCACTTGCGGGCCGGGCGGCAGCACTGCGTAAAGTCGAGATCGTGCGACCGCGCTCGGTAATCGGTAAGAACACGGTCGAGTGCTTACAGTCTGGTTTCGTCTTCGGCTTCGCGGGCCAGGTAGATGGCCTAGTTCGGCGAATACTGCGCGAACTCCCGGAATTCACCGAGACGGACGTCGCTGTGATCGCCACGGGGGGTCTCGCTCCGCTGGTCATTGACGAATGCGAAACAATCAAGCATCACGAGCCTGATCTTACGATCAACGGTTTGCGGCTTGTGTTCGAGCGCAACCTAGAGTCTCCTCGGGGTTTTCGCAGGCCAGCTGGCCCCCCGAGCCATCCGCGCCCGCGGCTGTCCCGAGCGCGTTCGCCGCGCTAGGCGCGCCCCTCGCCCGTGCAACACCTCGCGTGGTGGAGTTCGGGGTACCGATCGCCGCGTGATTATGGCAGAATATTGCCTCGTGACACACGAACTCATCACCAATGCGGGCCCAATCGGGTCTGTTTCCGTGTGTCGTGCCCAGAAGTGTTGTCTGCGCTGACTTACGCGTAAATCCACTTCGTTTTTCACTTCTGGGAGAATTCCGTGCTTACGTCCACACTTCATCACCGGCGCACGACCTTGTCGCCGCGAGGCAGCCATCGAACCTCGCGGGCTCGCGTCCGTCAGGGTGCTCGATCCAGTGCTTCGCCGCGAAACCACTCGACCGCCGAGCTTTTGTCGCTGGCCGACACATATGCAGCTCGGGTGCTCGATGGGGATCTGCCGCTCGGCGCGCAGGACGCCAGTGGTCGCTGGAAACTAGCTGAGGTCGGTCAGATGACCGTGTGGCTGGTCCAGTGGACACCAGGTGCGACGACGCGGCGGGCGTCCGCAGAGGCGGTGACCGTCCTCTCAGGCGAGTTACGTGTCGAACGCTGGACTGATAAGAGTCACACCCAGCGCGCAGTGCTGGCGGGCGGGCAGGCCAGCTTTACTCAGGGCAGCAAGCATGCGATAACCGCGAGCGCCCCAGAAGGCTCACCCGTCTTCGCTGTTCACGTATTGCCAACTGAGGTCGCACCAGTACTGCTTCTCCCGAGCGAACTCGCACCACGGATTGCGGAGGGTGCGAAAGTCGTCGATATCCGTTCGCAGTCAGAGCGGAGTGCGCAGGGGCCGCTCCTGGGCGCCGTCGCAGTCGATCAGGAACTCCTCGAGCACCGGCTGGACCCTGCTGGCGCGCTCCGCCTCAGCGCAGCGGTGGACACCGATGTCGAGTGGATCATTGTCTGCGGGTCAGGAGATACTGCGCCGGCAGCTGTCACGCAGCTGCGCACTCGCGGGTTTCGGAACGCTAAGGCAATTGCGGGCGGGTTTGAGGCGCTGCGGTCCAGCGGTAGCTTGGACGCCGTCCTCGGAGGTGTTCATAACCACCGGGATGCGGCCGTAATGGCCGCCCATTAGTCGTTGGCGTCGGGGGTGACGTCTCCGAAATGGAGGGTAATCGTCGCGCGCGGGGGTGCGAGGTCACCAAGAATTTCAGTGAGCACACTGTGGGCAGCCGTACGGACCTCTTTGGCTGCCTGGCGCAGATCGGTCAGGTAAAGGGCGCTCAGTTCGATATTGAGCCCCGTGCATCTCGCCTCGTCTACGCCGACATCGATGCGCAGCGGGGCCGTGCCACCGAGCCCTTCGAGCGCGTCGCGGAGGGTGTGCCGAACAACGAGATCGGTGACGTACAACGCGCCGCGCATCGACTCCGCTCTGATTGGAATGCCGTGCCGTGTCGTTGCCCTGACCCGGGCAATCACTCGATCCGTGATTTCAAGCCACTGAGAGTCGATATCAGTGTCGCTTTCGCGAAGTTCCCGTGCAGCACGTAGCACCACGTCGTTTCCGGGGTCGTTCCCGTCCTCATATGGCAGGGTTTCTAACGCCATGGCTGCAGCCTCCTCCCGAGTGTCACTCGAGCTCTGGAGAGATTCCCCCGAACGACGTCATAGGGCATGCTGAGGGCATCTCCGATCTCTCGATACGACAGGTCCTCCACCTCGCGGAGCAGCCAGACGGAACGCTGCTGGGCAGGCAAGCTCTGGAGTGCAGCATCGAGCGCGGTGCGGAGGTCGCGATAGCGGGCCGCGCCTTCCGGGTCGGCGAGGGGGCTCGCATCGATGTCGTCGAATATTTCCTCCACCGGGGTGGGTCTTTTCTTGCGAAGTTTGTCCGCAGCTTTGTGAGCGACGATCGAAAACAACCAGGTGCGCAGGGCTGACCTCCCATGCCAGTCTGGCAGCCCCTGCCACGCAGCGACAAATGTATCTTGTACGGCTTCCTCGGCATCGCCCACGTCGCGGAGCATTCGCCGCGCATAACGGAAGAGCGCCCCACCGTGCCGACGGACGATCTCTTCGAATTCTCGCCGCGAGCCCAGGGCGGCGCGGCGGGCAAGGACGTGGTCCGGCACTGATGTGAGCGCCCCCACCTCAGATGCGCTCTGCCGCGCATCGTTGCCGCTCGGTTCCGCCAATCCCGTCATCCGCACAGTCTCTGTTCGTCGTTGAATGCTGGTGCGATCTACGATTTCTACCTCGATAACGTGCCCGGCTGCGCGCGAGTTCCGTTTCGAACCATTTCAGGTGTTATGCCGGATTCGCTAACTAGTGGCAGCTGCCACAGAACTTGCTCATGCAATTTCCGCCTGCCGCTGCGACTCACTATATGTAAGCGTTTCGCAGGAATGCACTGAAAGGTATGACATGGGCGCAACGGAGCAGTCTGCACAGGAGACCAAGACAGTAGTGCAGCGCGGAGACGGTACTTCCTTGAGCGGTGGGGGCCTTCTCGAATCGTCGCACGGCCGGACCACCATCGCGGACACAGTTGTCGCGAAGATTGCTGGTATCGCGACCCGCGAAGTCAACGGCGTGCATGGGCTGGGGGGATCGGCCTCCCGCGCGCTCGGCGTCCTTCGTGAGCGGATTCCAGGCGGGTCGACAAATCTCTCGCAGGGGATTTCCGTCGAGGTCGGTGAGCGGCAGGCCGCCATTGATGTCGACATTGTGGCGGAATATGGCGTCTCGATTCCCGAACTCGCCAAAGGTATTCGCCGGAATGTCATCGCGGCAATTGAGCAGATGACGGGTCTTGAAGTCATCGAAGTCAACGTGAGTGTGCACGACGTATACATTCCTTCCGACGATGACGAGGAAGAACCCACCAGCGCCGGATCTCGCGTGCAATGACGTCGACAGAAACACGGGTCCGCAACATCGCTGACGTCGTACTCGGAGTCAGGGGAGTCGCCGAATTACACGGCGGGAGGTTTGGGAGTCTCGGCACCTACCTCGCGGGCGAACGGATTACCGGCGTACGAATCGACGACGACGGGACCGTCGAAGTTCATGTGTCGCTGAACATCGATGCACCGATCCGGAAAACCGCGGAAAACATTAGGGCCGCCGTGGCCCAGCTTGAACACGGCCCGATCAACATCACGATCGAAGACCTCACCTGAAGTGGAGCTCCCTCTTCATGGGCAGTCAGGCGGCGAGACAGTCGGCCGTGCGTCACCTTCACATACGGGAGAAATTAGATGTCGAATGCTCAGATAGGTTTGCTGGCCGGTCTGCTCCTCGCGATCGCGGCGATTATTGGCGGACTTGGCGGCTTTTTGCTGGCCGTGGTGTTCGCTGCGGCGGCGACAGCCCTGGGCGCCCATCGAGATGGCTCGATTGACCTAGGTGCTTTGCTGCGAGGACGGATCCATGGCTGAGCAGGAGTCAGAACTGCGTGATCCGGAGGACCGCGGGCGGCTCGACCTCGATGACCGCGTCGTTGAATCGGTCGTCAGACAAGTCACCGCGTCGCTTCCGGGAGCAGTCGCTACTTCAACAAAACTCAGCAAACTGCTCGGACGGTCTTATCCACGGGTCGAAGTCCGGATGGCTGGGGGCCAGGTACGGGTTGCCGTAGAAACCGCCGTTGCCTGGCCTCGGCCCGCGGGTGAGGTTTGCCGACAGCTGAAGCGCGATGTTGTGGACCGTCTCCACGACATCACTGGACTCGCAGCGGCACGTGTCGATGTCACTGCCCACTACCTGCCTCGTGTGCACGAGGATCACCCTGGCGCCAAGTCGCTCTCGACTGCGGCGGATCGAGTCCGCGACCGTACGTTAGGAGGCGGTGCCGATGCGCAAGCAGAGCAATAAGACGCCGCGTCCGCTCGGCGCGTCAGGAAGCGTGTTTGGCGCCTTGCTTGTAGTTTTCCTGCTCGTCGGCGCCGGTGCGTTGATGGTCTGGGATTTTCTCGTGACGCGTGAGCTCGTGACGGGGACGGCCTGGATACCCTGGGCTGCGCAGCAGCTTGATGGGCTGAGTGCCGCCCCGTGGATGGTGCCGCTTGGCGTCGTTCTCGGCCTTGTGGGCATTTGGCTGCTGTGGCTGTCGGTAAAGCCGCGGCCGGCGCTGGCTGTACCGGCCGATGGCGAAACCGTTTGGGTGTCACCGAAAGTGATGGCCGCGCTTGCGAAAGCGGCTGTGCAGGATGTGCCGGGCATCGTCGGAGTAAAAACAAGCGCAACGCCGAAGCTCATCAAGGTGACCGCAGCTGTGTGGGGCGCGGCGCCAGACGACCTGGAAGCGCAACTGCGGCGCGACGTCGAACAGCGGTTGGCAGGACTTGAGCGAATCCCACCGGTGAAAGTGAACGTGCGTCGCGAAGGAGCGCCCCAATGAGTCGTGGACTGACCGCCGCTGACCGGATCGCCACCTTTGTGCTCGGGGCGCTGCTGCTCGCGACAGGCAGCGCGATCGTGGCCTGGCAACTTGGCTATCTAGACCGCTTTGTGACTAGCGGTCTTGACACCACATGGGTGCAACAGACGATCGCGTCGGAGTGGTACCCATGGGGATCGGCATCGCTGGGCTTAGTCGTG is from Hoyosella subflava DQS3-9A1 and encodes:
- a CDS encoding rhodanese-like domain-containing protein, which gives rise to MLDGDLPLGAQDASGRWKLAEVGQMTVWLVQWTPGATTRRASAEAVTVLSGELRVERWTDKSHTQRAVLAGGQASFTQGSKHAITASAPEGSPVFAVHVLPTEVAPVLLLPSELAPRIAEGAKVVDIRSQSERSAQGPLLGAVAVDQELLEHRLDPAGALRLSAAVDTDVEWIIVCGSGDTAPAAVTQLRTRGFRNAKAIAGGFEALRSSGSLDAVLGGVHNHRDAAVMAAH
- a CDS encoding DUF6286 domain-containing protein, giving the protein MRKQSNKTPRPLGASGSVFGALLVVFLLVGAGALMVWDFLVTRELVTGTAWIPWAAQQLDGLSAAPWMVPLGVVLGLVGIWLLWLSVKPRPALAVPADGETVWVSPKVMAALAKAAVQDVPGIVGVKTSATPKLIKVTAAVWGAAPDDLEAQLRRDVEQRLAGLERIPPVKVNVRREGAPQ
- a CDS encoding Asp23/Gls24 family envelope stress response protein is translated as MAEQESELRDPEDRGRLDLDDRVVESVVRQVTASLPGAVATSTKLSKLLGRSYPRVEVRMAGGQVRVAVETAVAWPRPAGEVCRQLKRDVVDRLHDITGLAAARVDVTAHYLPRVHEDHPGAKSLSTAADRVRDRTLGGGADAQAEQ
- a CDS encoding RNA polymerase sigma factor; protein product: MTGLAEPSGNDARQSASEVGALTSVPDHVLARRAALGSRREFEEIVRRHGGALFRYARRMLRDVGDAEEAVQDTFVAAWQGLPDWHGRSALRTWLFSIVAHKAADKLRKKRPTPVEEIFDDIDASPLADPEGAARYRDLRTALDAALQSLPAQQRSVWLLREVEDLSYREIGDALSMPYDVVRGNLSRARVTLGRRLQPWR
- a CDS encoding Asp23/Gls24 family envelope stress response protein, which produces MTSTETRVRNIADVVLGVRGVAELHGGRFGSLGTYLAGERITGVRIDDDGTVEVHVSLNIDAPIRKTAENIRAAVAQLEHGPINITIEDLT
- the panC gene encoding pantoate--beta-alanine ligase, with amino-acid sequence MTSLDTSARTGFRGDRKLYSPGELRVHSDPAQISRITKALRGVGRQIVLVPTMGALHDGHLELVRQAKRTPNSVVVVSIFVNPLQFGVNEDLDKYPRTLDADLELLRPAGVELVFAPSVGEMYPDGRRTMVHPGPLGEELDGESRPGHFAGMLTVVAKLLLNTNPHAAFFGEKDYQQLTLIRQMERDLGLGVRIVGVPTVREADGLAMSSRNRFLDERQRTAATVLSAALVAGAHAGHDGPSAVLAAARKVLSEEPLIELDYLELRSSDLGAVPPEGGPSRLLIAARLGTTRLIDNVGLVVSPAAPARPASSKG
- a CDS encoding Rossmann-like and DUF2520 domain-containing protein is translated as MPARLAVGVISAGRVGTALGEALAQAGHVVASCTAVSDASVSRAATRLAEARILPPTDVAAVSELLILAVPDTELPGLVRGLAACGTVRPGTIVLHTSGAHGISILAPLTEIGATPLAVHPAMTFIGTSEDTARLPSSCFGVTAADEVGYAIAQGLVLEMGAEPVRVSEEHRVLYHAALAHGANHLVTLVADAVAGLRSALRGNELPWQEPVGDTPRGLPERVIAPLLSAALDNALRHGRGALTGPVARDDAETVARHLAALEKVDVELATGYRALARRTAQTAGAGEAMFEVLNGGQPG
- a CDS encoding type III pantothenate kinase, whose amino-acid sequence is MLLTVDVGNTNVVLGLFEGTGQQARLVADWRVRTDPHTTADEMALTFRGLLGPLAAQVTGVSALSTVPAVLGQLRIMLDRYWPSVPQILVEPGVKTGVPLLVDNPKEVGTDRVVNALAAHSLYPGPCIVVDFGTSTSVDVTSPRGEFLGGAIAPGIDISVDALAGRAAALRKVEIVRPRSVIGKNTVECLQSGFVFGFAGQVDGLVRRILRELPEFTETDVAVIATGGLAPLVIDECETIKHHEPDLTINGLRLVFERNLESPRGFRRPAGPPSHPRPRLSRARSPR
- the panD gene encoding aspartate 1-decarboxylase encodes the protein MFRTMLKSKIHRATVTQADLHYVGSVTVDGDLLEAADLIEGEKVTIVDINNGARLETYVIEGERGSGVIGINGAAAHLVHPGDLVILIAYGVMDNAEAKEYKPRIVFVNDENKQIELGEDPAHAPAGSGLKSPRQPVRPLASSIV
- a CDS encoding ATP-grasp domain-containing protein: MEKDPSKGHVALLGWSLSAIDAVDRFDRKYVVVAPEWAENYAHENDIPFVSWNFERLNDRSMEIAQTLKDMGVDVAIPLYEETVEWAGAINAVLHSNPRLHGQAMLFRDKALMKRRAQLGGIRVGIFEEAHDTDDVIRFLKRVNQTLLKLDGDPNDPIHLKAFDKAGCLGHRVISTVEDVAGISPDEFPALLESHLNGWEFAVEAWIHRGKIAFLNISEYVHLGYSVFVPASPELEKWRPRITEEIEKLIKTFDIEFGFIHPEYFVTSDGQMYFGEVAYRPPGFKVFELLERAYGFNAYQGLVLMFDPYSSEEEVEQFFPRPVSDAKGFAGCFGVYPRRRVVSELQIPAETEEHEYFEYHDLIAPQENKVTKRTAFGTHWGLAYFFGDDPETMRELLKKQEELDFYV
- a CDS encoding Asp23/Gls24 family envelope stress response protein produces the protein MGATEQSAQETKTVVQRGDGTSLSGGGLLESSHGRTTIADTVVAKIAGIATREVNGVHGLGGSASRALGVLRERIPGGSTNLSQGISVEVGERQAAIDVDIVAEYGVSIPELAKGIRRNVIAAIEQMTGLEVIEVNVSVHDVYIPSDDDEEEPTSAGSRVQ